The proteins below come from a single Miscanthus floridulus cultivar M001 chromosome 1, ASM1932011v1, whole genome shotgun sequence genomic window:
- the LOC136507898 gene encoding uncharacterized protein isoform X2 encodes MAASLRSPPPSAAPAPSSAPPPPPPLRHHPPSCRHRPPPRHAEYMSLPASQYSVLDAERIERVDDSTFRCYVYRFRFFALEVCPVLLVRVDEEPDGCCIRLLSCKLEGSPLVEAQNDKFFKAKCVCRTCSSASQLPPQPMDIQNIHKLSELSSSSSIASEGLPLPFDQDVLIHINSNIATKRTQLSSLLVAF; translated from the exons ATGGCTGCGTCACTCCGCTCCCCGCCGCCTTCCGCCGCTCCCGCGCCGTCGtccgcgcctcctcctcctcctcctcttcgtcATCATCCGCCGTCTTGTCGTCATCGTCCGCCCCCAAGGCACG CGGAGTACATGAGCTTGCCGGCCAGCCAGTACTCGGTGCTGGACGCCGAGCGCATCGAGCGCGTCGACGACTCCACCTTCCGGTGCTACGTGTACCGCTTCCGCTTCTTCGCGCTTGAGGTCTGCCCCGTCCTCCTCGTCCGCGTCGATGAGGAACCCGACGGCTGTTGCATTCGCCTCCTCTCCTGCAAG CTGGAGGGGTCACCGCTCGTGGAGGCCCAGAATGATAAATTCTTCAAGGCAAAGTGTGTTTGTCGCACTTGCTCATCAGCCAGTCAGCTACCACCACAACCAATGGACATCCAGAACATTCACAAGCTTTCTGAGTTGAGTAGCAGCTCATCTATTGCGTCAGAAGGATTGCCGCTACCATTCGACCAAGATGTGCTTATCCACATCAATTCCAATATCGCCACTAAAAGAACTCAGTTGTCATCTCTACTTGTTGCCTTCTAG
- the LOC136507898 gene encoding uncharacterized protein isoform X1: MAASLRSPPPSAAPAPSSAPPPPPPLRHHPPSCRHRPPPRHGSSPAAPSPSPSSSWPARSIPGAFPPPELSPDFMVSTCSLVEGSLEMHVCLPPAAEYMSLPASQYSVLDAERIERVDDSTFRCYVYRFRFFALEVCPVLLVRVDEEPDGCCIRLLSCKLEGSPLVEAQNDKFFKAKCVCRTCSSASQLPPQPMDIQNIHKLSELSSSSSIASEGLPLPFDQDVLIHINSNIATKRTQLSSLLVAF; this comes from the exons ATGGCTGCGTCACTCCGCTCCCCGCCGCCTTCCGCCGCTCCCGCGCCGTCGtccgcgcctcctcctcctcctcctcttcgtcATCATCCGCCGTCTTGTCGTCATCGTCCGCCCCCAAGGCACGGTTCGTCGCCCGCCGCTCCGAGTCCGTCCCCGTCCAGCAGCTGGCCCGCCCGCTCGATACCTGGAGCCTTTCCCCCTCCCGAGCTCTCCCCAGACTTCATGGTCTCTACTTGCTCGCTGGTTGAGGGGTCGCTTGAGATGCATGTCTGTTTGCCTCCTGCAGCGGAGTACATGAGCTTGCCGGCCAGCCAGTACTCGGTGCTGGACGCCGAGCGCATCGAGCGCGTCGACGACTCCACCTTCCGGTGCTACGTGTACCGCTTCCGCTTCTTCGCGCTTGAGGTCTGCCCCGTCCTCCTCGTCCGCGTCGATGAGGAACCCGACGGCTGTTGCATTCGCCTCCTCTCCTGCAAG CTGGAGGGGTCACCGCTCGTGGAGGCCCAGAATGATAAATTCTTCAAGGCAAAGTGTGTTTGTCGCACTTGCTCATCAGCCAGTCAGCTACCACCACAACCAATGGACATCCAGAACATTCACAAGCTTTCTGAGTTGAGTAGCAGCTCATCTATTGCGTCAGAAGGATTGCCGCTACCATTCGACCAAGATGTGCTTATCCACATCAATTCCAATATCGCCACTAAAAGAACTCAGTTGTCATCTCTACTTGTTGCCTTCTAG